A genomic stretch from Candidatus Methanomassiliicoccus intestinalis Issoire-Mx1 includes:
- the rpl12p gene encoding 50S ribosomal protein P1: MEYIYSALVLHAAGKAVDEDAIANVLKSAGVEPDAAKIKSLTASLEGVNIDEAIASAAIAPVAAAAPAAAAAPADVPKSAEEEKKEEVSEDEAAAGLAALFG; the protein is encoded by the coding sequence ATGGAGTATATCTACAGTGCGTTGGTCCTTCACGCTGCCGGAAAGGCCGTTGATGAGGATGCTATCGCAAACGTTCTTAAGAGCGCAGGCGTCGAACCCGATGCCGCCAAGATTAAATCTTTGACTGCTTCCCTTGAGGGTGTAAACATCGATGAAGCTATTGCTTCCGCTGCTATCGCCCCTGTAGCTGCCGCTGCTCCCGCCGCTGCCGCTGCTCCTGCTGACGTTCCAAAATCAGCAGAAGAAGAGAAGAAAGAAGAAGTCAGCGAAGACGAGGCTGCTGCCGGTCTAGCTGCTTTATTCGGTTAA